One region of Olleya sp. Hel_I_94 genomic DNA includes:
- a CDS encoding type I restriction-modification system subunit M translates to MSKNQSKADINFEQELWKAANELRGAVAENQYKDYILPLIFLKHISERYELRRDKLKDLLRDKGSDYYTTDTEEQNYVLEDPDEYLSNNTYIIPEKATFQFLQDNAEQDNIKVLVDDAFDVLDQTLATYRPDLKGILPRIFVKSQLTAKQVAGLINLLANPKLSEKENPDSDILGRVYEYYIGKFAIAEGSGAGQFFTPGSIVRLLVEMIEPYEGKIFDAACGSGGMFVQSLKFLQAHNGDKKNISIYGQERYDGTLRLCKMNLALRDLSFDVRLGDSLLQDKFPDLKADFIIVNPPFNVSQWHPEDLPENDPRLFGPKDEFTTDGSANYMWMQTFWSHLSDTGTASVVMANGAMTSNNKGEKNVRQHMVDNSMVDCIVRLPDKLFLTTGIPACIFILSKNRDGKDGKHRERNNEILFIDTSKMGTMESRKLRVFTDEDIDKVTETYHAWRNADPVTSSAAERSHKDYKNTDGFCYSATLEEVQKQDYKLTPGIYVGTEEVEDDGIPFEDKMETLKTQLEAQFKKGNELQKQILYNFERF, encoded by the coding sequence ATGTCAAAAAACCAATCCAAAGCAGATATTAACTTCGAACAGGAGTTATGGAAAGCGGCAAACGAACTTCGAGGCGCAGTAGCCGAGAATCAATATAAAGATTACATATTACCGTTAATATTTTTAAAGCACATATCAGAACGTTATGAGTTACGCAGAGATAAATTAAAAGATTTACTACGCGATAAAGGCTCTGATTATTACACAACAGATACCGAAGAACAAAATTACGTTTTAGAAGATCCAGACGAGTATCTTTCAAATAATACTTATATCATTCCAGAGAAAGCTACATTTCAGTTTTTACAAGATAATGCAGAGCAGGATAATATTAAAGTTTTAGTAGATGATGCTTTTGACGTTTTAGATCAAACATTAGCAACCTACAGACCAGACTTAAAAGGAATACTACCACGTATATTTGTTAAAAGTCAATTAACAGCTAAACAAGTAGCAGGTTTAATTAACCTATTAGCAAACCCTAAATTATCAGAAAAAGAAAATCCAGATAGTGATATTCTAGGTCGTGTATACGAATATTACATAGGCAAGTTCGCTATAGCAGAAGGCTCTGGTGCAGGACAATTCTTTACGCCAGGAAGCATAGTACGTTTATTAGTAGAAATGATAGAACCTTACGAAGGTAAAATTTTCGATGCTGCATGTGGATCGGGTGGTATGTTTGTGCAATCGCTTAAGTTTTTACAAGCCCATAATGGAGACAAAAAAAACATTTCAATTTACGGACAAGAGCGTTACGATGGTACACTACGTTTATGTAAAATGAATTTAGCCTTGCGCGATCTCTCTTTCGATGTACGTTTAGGAGATTCTTTACTTCAAGATAAATTCCCAGACTTAAAAGCTGATTTTATAATTGTAAACCCACCGTTTAATGTCAGCCAATGGCATCCCGAAGATTTACCCGAAAATGACCCACGACTATTTGGTCCAAAAGATGAGTTTACTACAGATGGTAGTGCCAATTATATGTGGATGCAAACTTTTTGGAGTCATTTAAGCGATACAGGAACAGCAAGTGTAGTTATGGCAAATGGAGCCATGACTTCTAATAACAAAGGTGAAAAAAACGTACGTCAACACATGGTAGATAATAGCATGGTAGACTGTATTGTACGTTTGCCAGACAAATTGTTTTTAACTACAGGTATTCCTGCATGTATCTTTATTTTAAGTAAAAATAGAGATGGTAAAGATGGAAAGCATAGAGAGCGTAATAATGAAATTCTTTTTATAGACACCTCTAAAATGGGAACTATGGAAAGTAGGAAACTACGCGTCTTTACTGATGAAGATATTGATAAAGTAACTGAAACCTACCACGCTTGGCGTAATGCCGATCCTGTCACCTCGAGCGCAGCCGAGAGGTCTCATAAGGACTATAAAAACACCGACGGCTTTTGCTACAGCGCAACTTTGGAGGAAGTGCAAAAACAAGACTACAAACTCACACCAGGAATTTACGTTGGTACAGAAGAAGTAGAAGATGATGGTATTCCGTTTGAAGACAAAATGGAAACTTTGAAAACGCAATTGGAAGCGCAGTTTAAAAAAGGGAATGAGTTGCAGAAACAGATTTTATATAATTTTGAAAGATTTTAA